In Pseudomonas sp. ADAK2, the genomic window GTCGAGATCCTCTCCACCGGCGGAACGTTCAAGCTGCTGCGTGACAACGGCGTTGCCGCAGTGGAAGTCGCGGATTACACCGGTTTCGCGGAAATGATGGACGGTCGGGTCAAGACCCTGCACCCGAAAATCCACGGCGGGATCCTCGGTCGTCGCGGTATCGACGACGCAATCATGAACGAGCACGGCATCAAGCCGATCGATCTGGTGGCGGTCAACCTGTACCCGTTCGAAGCCACCATCAACAAGCCAGGCTGCGACCTGCCGACCGCCATCGAGAACATCGACATCGGCGGCCCGACCATGGTCCGCTCGGCAGCCAAAAACCATAAAGACGTGGCCATCGTGGTGAATGCCAGCGACTACGCCAACGTCCTGGAAAGCCTCAAGGCCGGCGGCCTGACCTACGCTCAGCGTTTCGACCTGATGCTCAAGGCCTTCGAACACACTGCCGCCTACGACGGCATGATCGCCAACTACATGGGCACCGTGAACCAGGCCGCTGACACCCTCTCGACCTCCGGTCGCAGCGAGTTCCCGCGCACCTTCAACAGCCAGTTCGTCAAGGCGCAGGAAATGCGCTACGGCGAGAACCCGCACCAGAGCGCGGCGTTCTACGTGGAAGCCAAGCCTGCCGAAGTCGGCATCGCCACCGCGACCCAACTGCAAGGCAAGGAACTGTCGTACAACAACGTAGCCGACACCGACGCCGCGCTGGAATGCGTGAAGAGCTTCGTCAAACCGGCCTGCGTGATCGTCAAGCACGCCAACCCGTGCGGCGTGGCCGTAAGCCCGGACGCCGAAGGCGGCATCCGCCAGGCTTACGAACTGGCCTACGCCACCGACACCGAATCCGCGTTCGGCGGCATCATCGCCTTCAACCGCGAACTGGATGCTGAAACCGCCAAGGCCATCGTCGAGCGTCAGTTCGTCGAAGTGATCATCGCCCCAAGCGTCAGCGAAGAAGCCCGCGCCATCGTCGCCGCCAAAGCCAACGTGCGCCTGCTGTCCTGCGGCGAGTGGTCGGCTGACCGCGCCGCTGCCTGGGACTACAAGCGCGTCAACGGCGGCTTGCTGGTACAGAGCCGCGACGTCGGCATGATCAGCAGCTCAGACCTGAAAGTCGTGACCAAGCGTGCTCCGACCGAACAGGAAATCAACGACCTGATCTTCGCCTGGAAAGTGGCCAAGTACGTTAAATCCAACGCCATCGTCTACGCCAAGAACCGTCAGACCATCGGTGTCGGCGCGGGCCAGATGAGCCGCGTGAACTCCGCGCGTATTGCTGCGATCAAGGCTGAACACGCCGGGTTGCAGGTGGCAGGTTCGGTGATGGCCTCCGACGCGTTCTTCCCGTTCCGCGACGGTTTGGACAATGCGGCCAAGGTTGGCATCACTGCGGTGATCCAGCCAGGCGGCTCGATGCGTGATGCCGAAGTGATTGCCGCTGCCGACGAAGCCGGCATCGCCATGGTCTTCACTGGCATGCGCCACTTCCGTCACTGATTGATCGTTCCCACGCTCTGCGTGGGAATGCAGCCCGGGACGCTCTGCGTCCCAAGAGCGAACGCAGAGCGTCCATTGAGGCATTCCCACGCGGAGCGTGGGAACGATCAACCCCCACAGAATTAGCGTCATCCGAGGTTTTTGAAATGAATGTTTTGATCATTGGCAGCGGTGGCCGTGAACACGCCCTGGCCTGGAAAGTGGCTCAGGATCCGCGCGTGCAGAAGGTTTTCGTGGCTCCGGGCAACGCCGGCACCGCCATTGAAGCCAAGTGCGAGAACGTCGCCATTGACGTGCTGGCCCTTGAGCAACTGGCCGATTTTGCCGAGAAGAACGTTTCCCTGACCATCGTCGGTCCGGAAGTCCCGCTGGTTGCCGGCGTTGTCGACCTGTTCCGCGCCCGTGGCCTGGATTGCTTCGGTCCGACCGCTGGCGCAGCTCAGCTGGAAGGTTCGAAAGCGTTCACCAAAGATTTCCTGGCCCGCCACAAGATCCCGACTGCTGACTACCAGAACTTTACCGAGATCGAGCCGGCCCTGGCTTATCTGCGTGAGAAAGGCGCACCGATCGTGATCAAGGCCGATGGCCTGGCCGCCGGTAAAGGCGTGATCGTCGCCATGACCCTGGCCGAAGCCGAAGACGCCGTGCGCGATATGCTCGCCGGCAACGCGTTCGGCGACGCCGGTTCCCGCGTGGTGATCGAAGAATTCCTCGATGGCGAAGAAGCCAGCTTCATCGTGATGGTCGACGGCAAGAACGTACTGCCGATGGCCACCAGCCAGGACCACAAGCGCGTCGGCGACGGCGACACCGGTCCGAACACTGGCGGCATGGGTGCCTACTCCCCTGCCCCGGTCGTGACCGCTGAAGTGCACAAGCGCGTCATGGACCTGGTGATCTGGCCGACTGTGCGTGGCATGGCCGATGAAGGCAACGTCTACACCGGTTTCCTCTACGCCGGCCTGATGATCGACAAAGCTGGTAACCCAAAAGTTATCGAGTTCAACTGCCGTTTCGGCGACCCTGAGACCCAACCGGTCATGCTGCGCTTGCAATCGAGCCTGGTGCTGCTGGTCGAAGCAGCCCTGGCGCAAGCCCTTGACAAGGTCGAAGCGCAATGGGATCCACGTCCGAGCGTCGGCATTGTATTGGCGGCAGGCGGTTATCCTGGCGACTACGCTAAAGGCGTGGCGATCAACGGTCTGGATGCAGCGGCGGCACTGGAAGGCAAAGTCTTCCACGCCGGTACTGCGCTCAAGGACGGTCAGGTGGTGACTGCCGGTGGTCGGGTGTTGTGCGCCACGGCCATGGGCGCCAGCGTCGATGCTGCCCAGCAGCAGGCTTACAAGCTGGCGGCCAAGATCGACTGGGAAGGCAGCTTCTATCGCAAGGACATTGGCTACCGCGCCATTGCCCGCGAGCGTGGCGAAAATCAGGAATAGGCCAGCCATTCGGCCAGGCAAGGGCGTGATGCCCTTGCCGGACTATTCCGGCGCCGCGCATAGTTATATTCTGGCATCAACCTACGAAGGGATTTCGCCGTGCGCTGGCTCAGGATTGCCATAGGTCTTACCGTCACTCTGTTGACCTTGCTCTGCATGCTCCCGGCCCAGGCCGCGCAAGGCAGTGGCTGGTCGGTATTGCTCGACGAACAGGGCGACCTGGCGCTGAGCGACATCCGCTCCGCTCGCTTCACCAATCAATTCAGCCCCATCGAACTCGACCGCCTCACCGCGGCCGAGCCCGACGGTGCGTTATGGCTGCGATTCAGACTGGCACCGGGCAAGCACGAACAATTGCTGCGAGTGTTCGCGCCTGACCTGTCGCACCTCAACCTGTATGTGCTGGACGGCGACAAGCTGGTCGAGCAACTGAACACCGGCACCCAACAACCCCAGGCTGATCGGCCGTTGCCCAGCAGCGACTTCATGCTGCCGCTGCCGCAAAGCGACAAAACCCTCGACGTCTACCTGCGACTGGTTTCCGAACACCAGTTGCGGCCTTACATCACCCTGCAATCGGCGGTGATGACCGCGGCGAATCAGAACCTCACGCTGATCTACGGCCTGTTGTTCGGCTGCATCGGCATGCTGATCCTGCACAACATCGTGCGTTACGCCTACACCCGCTCGCGCAGCAGCCTGTGGCTGGCCGCCTGCGAATTCCTGTTGATGCTCAGCCTGATCCTGTTGCTGAACCTGGCCGGGCCGTGGTTGCCGAACTGGCACGCAATCCAGACTCCTGGTGCCTATCTCGCCTTGTTGCTGACGGCACCGTGCGGCCTGATGTTCGCCTATCGCTTCTTTGCCCCGCTGGGCCCGCACCCGCTGAACAAACTGCTGCTCGGGGCCATCCTGTTCACGGTGGTCTGCGGGTTGCTGCTGTTGTTCGTCAACACCCTGCCGCTGAACATCATCACCTACGCCCTGGTCGCGCTCGCGGGCCTGAGCATGCTGTTTGTCAGCGGCTTCCACTGGCAAAAAGGCTATCGCCCGGCGCGGCTGTTCGTGGCCGCGATGGTGGTGTTCAACATGGGTGCGCTGATCATCCTGCCCGCGCTGCTGGGGTTGACCCTGGTGGCGCCGCAAGGCCTGATCATCACCTTGCTGGCCTTCATTTG contains:
- the purH gene encoding bifunctional phosphoribosylaminoimidazolecarboxamide formyltransferase/IMP cyclohydrolase, encoding MTDQTTRLPIRRALISVSDKTGILEFAKELEALGVEILSTGGTFKLLRDNGVAAVEVADYTGFAEMMDGRVKTLHPKIHGGILGRRGIDDAIMNEHGIKPIDLVAVNLYPFEATINKPGCDLPTAIENIDIGGPTMVRSAAKNHKDVAIVVNASDYANVLESLKAGGLTYAQRFDLMLKAFEHTAAYDGMIANYMGTVNQAADTLSTSGRSEFPRTFNSQFVKAQEMRYGENPHQSAAFYVEAKPAEVGIATATQLQGKELSYNNVADTDAALECVKSFVKPACVIVKHANPCGVAVSPDAEGGIRQAYELAYATDTESAFGGIIAFNRELDAETAKAIVERQFVEVIIAPSVSEEARAIVAAKANVRLLSCGEWSADRAAAWDYKRVNGGLLVQSRDVGMISSSDLKVVTKRAPTEQEINDLIFAWKVAKYVKSNAIVYAKNRQTIGVGAGQMSRVNSARIAAIKAEHAGLQVAGSVMASDAFFPFRDGLDNAAKVGITAVIQPGGSMRDAEVIAAADEAGIAMVFTGMRHFRH
- the purD gene encoding phosphoribosylamine--glycine ligase, translated to MNVLIIGSGGREHALAWKVAQDPRVQKVFVAPGNAGTAIEAKCENVAIDVLALEQLADFAEKNVSLTIVGPEVPLVAGVVDLFRARGLDCFGPTAGAAQLEGSKAFTKDFLARHKIPTADYQNFTEIEPALAYLREKGAPIVIKADGLAAGKGVIVAMTLAEAEDAVRDMLAGNAFGDAGSRVVIEEFLDGEEASFIVMVDGKNVLPMATSQDHKRVGDGDTGPNTGGMGAYSPAPVVTAEVHKRVMDLVIWPTVRGMADEGNVYTGFLYAGLMIDKAGNPKVIEFNCRFGDPETQPVMLRLQSSLVLLVEAALAQALDKVEAQWDPRPSVGIVLAAGGYPGDYAKGVAINGLDAAAALEGKVFHAGTALKDGQVVTAGGRVLCATAMGASVDAAQQQAYKLAAKIDWEGSFYRKDIGYRAIARERGENQE